Proteins from a genomic interval of Asticcacaulis sp. AND118:
- a CDS encoding carbonic anhydrase gives MRRPVLLLTVAAFALMSAGLSGCGKKAEPGEAHAAEGAGHGEPHGDDGHGGGGQGAAGDVTHWSYEGDDGPTHWGDLGTENKLCKSGPRQSPINLSGIAAPKAVNLTLDYTSSPAKIQNLGHVIQVSPTDGGGVVMDGVRYKLVQFHFHTPSEHTINGHRAAIETHFVHKNDKGNLLVIGVLSDVGVADPMLAPIWTWLPTDPGPAALIPDLLVNARDLMPATEEFYAYSGSLTTPPCTEKVTWMVYASPLSISPEQVDAYQRLTGPNARPIQPPQDRDILHIVGG, from the coding sequence ATGCGCCGCCCAGTTCTGCTTCTTACGGTTGCCGCCTTCGCGCTGATGAGCGCCGGCCTGTCCGGCTGCGGCAAGAAGGCCGAGCCCGGCGAAGCGCACGCTGCCGAGGGCGCAGGGCATGGCGAGCCCCACGGTGACGACGGCCATGGCGGCGGCGGTCAAGGCGCGGCGGGCGACGTCACGCACTGGAGCTATGAGGGGGATGACGGCCCGACCCATTGGGGCGATCTGGGCACCGAGAACAAGCTGTGCAAGAGCGGTCCGCGTCAGTCACCGATCAATCTCAGTGGCATCGCGGCGCCCAAGGCCGTCAATCTGACGCTGGACTACACCTCATCCCCGGCCAAGATCCAGAATCTGGGGCATGTCATTCAGGTGTCACCGACCGATGGCGGCGGCGTGGTGATGGATGGTGTGCGTTATAAGCTGGTGCAGTTCCACTTCCACACCCCGTCCGAACATACGATCAACGGTCACCGCGCGGCTATCGAAACCCATTTCGTCCACAAGAATGACAAGGGCAATCTGCTGGTTATCGGTGTTCTGTCGGATGTCGGCGTGGCCGACCCCATGCTGGCCCCCATCTGGACATGGCTGCCGACCGATCCGGGCCCGGCCGCTCTCATCCCCGACCTGCTGGTCAATGCCCGCGACCTGATGCCGGCGACCGAAGAATTCTATGCCTATTCGGGCTCGCTCACCACGCCGCCATGCACAGAAAAAGTGACATGGATGGTCTATGCCTCGCCCCTGTCGATTTCACCGGAGCAGGTGGACGCCTATCAGCGCCTGACCGGACCGAACGCCCGTCCGATCCAGCCACCGCAGGATCGCGACATTCTGCACATTGTCGGGGGCTAA